One Nocardiopsis gilva YIM 90087 genomic window, GGATCAGCGAGTACCCGGTCGGCTGCGGCGTCTCGTTGACGGACGGGTCGTCCGCCGGGTCGGACATGGCGGACTGAGGTTCCGGCTCCGGAGCCGGAGGCGGAGCCGCCGCGGCGTTCTCGTAGGGGTCCGGAGGAGGCTCCGGGAGGTCGCTGACGGGGCGCTGCGGTCGCTCCTCGTCCGCGGCGGGACGCTGTTGCGGCTCGGGCGCGGGAGACGCGGGAGACGGCTGCGGCTGGCTCTGCGGTTGCGCGGGAGCGTCCCACCCCGCCGGTTCCGCGGCCGGGGCAGGAGCGGCGGGAGGCGGAGTCGGCGCCGCCGGACGCTGCGGCGCGACGGGCGGTGCACCGTTCGCGGCCACCGCCGTGACACGCACCTCCATACCGAGGATGTGCTGGATGGCCCCGGCGACCACCTGGTCGCTGCCGCTGTTGGAGAAGCCCTTGGCGTCGTTGGACCGCGAGAAGCCCAGCTGCACCGTGCTTCCCTCGACCGCGACGGGGCGCGCGTCGCTGCCGCTGAGCACCATCCAGGTGAAGCGGCGCATGCCCTTGACGGCCTCCAGGATCTGCCCCCAGGACGCCTGGAGCGTCCCCAGATCGAGGCCCCCACCCGACGCGGGCTGGGCAGCGGCGGCACCGTGCGCCGGAGAAGCAGCCGGAGCCGGATCCGCCGGGGCGGCGGAAGGAGCCGGAGCTGCGAACGCCTCGGGCCAGTCGTCGCCCCGCGGAGCCGCCGGACGCGCGGGCGCGGCCTCGGGCTCCGGAGGCGGCGACGCGGCCGGGGTCGCGGGCGCGACCGGTGCGGCCGGGGCTGCCGCGGCCTGCATGACCGCACCACCTACTGTTCCCGAGATCACGTTGCCCGTGGTGGGTGCAGCTGGCGAGCCCGGATTCGATGAAGCGCCCGACGCCACTCGGCGCTCCAGCTGGTCCAGGCGGGCCAGCAGGGCGCCGCCGTCGCTGCTCGGGTCGGCCGCGGGCAGCAGCACCCGCGCGCACAGCAGTTCCAGCAGCAGGCGCGGCGACGTGGCGCCGCGCATCTCGGTCAGCCCCTGGTTGAGGATCTCGGCGGCGCGGGTGAGTTCGGCCGGTCCGAGCCGAGTGGCCTGCTCCCGCATCTGGTCGACGGCGTCGGGCGAGACGTTGATCAGGCCCTTGTCCAGCGCGTCGGGCACGGCCGCGAGCACGACCAGGTCGCGGGTGCGCTCCAGCAGGTCGGCGGTGAAGCGCCGGGGGTCGTGGCCGCCCTCCATGACGCGGTCGATCAGGCCGAACACCGCCGCGCCGTCGCGGGCGCCCAGCGCGTCGACCATCTCGGTGAGCAGCCCGGAGTCGGTGTAGCCGAGCAGGGCCACCGCGCCGTCGCGGGTGATGCCGCTCTCGTCGGAGCCGGCGAGCAGCTGGTCCAGGATGGACAGCGAGTCACGTGCCGACCCCGCGCCCGCACGCACGACCAGCGGCAGCGCCGCCGGGTCAAAGGGGACGCCCTCCTCGGTGAGGACCTCCTCCATGAGCTCGCGCAGCGTGCTCGGCGGGATGAGCCGGAACGGGTAGTGGTGCGTGCGCGACCGGATGGTGCCGATGACCTTGTCGGGCTCGGTGGTCGCGAACACGAACTTGAGGTG contains:
- a CDS encoding DNA polymerase III subunit gamma and tau encodes the protein MSIALYRKYRPATFGEVRGQEHVTEPLRQALRNGRINHAYLFSGPRGCGKTSSARILARSLNCVQGPTPDPCGECEPCVALAPDGGGSIDVIEIDAASHGGVDDARELRERAFFSPVNSRYKVYIIDEAHMVTREGFNALLKLVEEPPPHLKFVFATTEPDKVIGTIRSRTHHYPFRLIPPSTLRELMEEVLTEEGVPFDPAALPLVVRAGAGSARDSLSILDQLLAGSDESGITRDGAVALLGYTDSGLLTEMVDALGARDGAAVFGLIDRVMEGGHDPRRFTADLLERTRDLVVLAAVPDALDKGLINVSPDAVDQMREQATRLGPAELTRAAEILNQGLTEMRGATSPRLLLELLCARVLLPAADPSSDGGALLARLDQLERRVASGASSNPGSPAAPTTGNVISGTVGGAVMQAAAAPAAPVAPATPAASPPPEPEAAPARPAAPRGDDWPEAFAAPAPSAAPADPAPAASPAHGAAAAQPASGGGLDLGTLQASWGQILEAVKGMRRFTWMVLSGSDARPVAVEGSTVQLGFSRSNDAKGFSNSGSDQVVAGAIQHILGMEVRVTAVAANGAPPVAPQRPAAPTPPPAAPAPAAEPAGWDAPAQPQSQPQPSPASPAPEPQQRPAADEERPQRPVSDLPEPPPDPYENAAAAPPPAPEPEPQSAMSDPADDPSVNETPQPTGYSLIQSELGGKLIDEIDHTAQ